One window of the Lepidochelys kempii isolate rLepKem1 chromosome 23, rLepKem1.hap2, whole genome shotgun sequence genome contains the following:
- the LOC140901880 gene encoding LOW QUALITY PROTEIN: liprin-alpha-3-like (The sequence of the model RefSeq protein was modified relative to this genomic sequence to represent the inferred CDS: deleted 1 base in 1 codon), with protein sequence MACVCLPQAPVPEVCPSAVTSNFEERLRQLEAQLEEKNQELQRARQREKMNDEHNKRLSETVDKLLSESNERLQLHLKERMGALEEKNTLSEEIADMKKLQDELLLNKDQLLTEMERMQMEIDQLRGRPVSSYSRSLPGSALELRYSQAPALPADPYAGAPRRHKKGRWAVKDEATKEWERAQQAGGLAQPFEGGLDGSDEEERDPLFGSADLLSPSGQTDVQTLAIMLQEQLEAINKEIKLIQEEKECTELRAEEIESRVSGSALDGSLGRYRAGASIPPSVTSSTLASPSPPSSGHSTPRLTPHSPAREGDRMNHVPKEEGRGAEEKALVPCEMLPPATPRTARLERVSQALALQAGALEDGRDLRAGLLPDGANSSQDSLHKSTKKKSIKSSIGRLFGKKEKGRLGPPGRDSPSLPGTPSDETSPADPLGLSKLAGPVDKDRRNKKKHELLEEACRQGLPFAAWDGPTVVSWLELWVGMPAWYVAACRANVKSGAIMANLSDTEIQREIGISNPLHRLKLRLAIQEMVSLTSPSAPASTRTSTSNVWMTHEEVESLTATTKLESKEISWEQILAYGDMNHEWVGNDWLPSLGLPQYRSYFMESLVDARMLDHLNKKELRGQLKMVDSFHRVSLHYGIMCLKRLNYDRKELEQRREESQNQLKDVMVWSNERVMCWVQLIGLKEFANNLAESGVHGALLALDDAFDCSDLALLLQIPTQNTQARQILEKEFGNLIAMGTDRRLDEDSAKTFSRSPSWRKMFREKDLRGVSPDSAEMLPPTFRATTMAPPSVQLRKVQPEGNSLASQRGDGVSVRTYSC encoded by the exons ATGGCGTGCGTGTGCTTGCCACAGGCCCCGGTGCCAGAAGTTTGTCCCTCAGCAGTTACC agtaatTTCGAGGAGCGTCTGCGCCAGCTGGAGGCGCAGCTGGAGGAGAAGAACCAGGAGCTGCAGCGG gCCCGGCAGCGGGAGAAGATGAACGACGAACACAACAAGCGGCTCTCGGAGACGGTCGACAAGCTGCTGTCGGAGTCCAATGAGCGGCTGCAGCTGCACCTCAAGGAGCGAATGGGGGCCCTGGAGGAGAAg AACACGCTGAGCGAGGAAATCGCGGACATGAAGAAGCTGCAGGACGAGCTGCTCTTGAACAAG GATCAGCTGCTGACGGAGATGGAACGGATGCAGATGGAAATCGACCAGCTGCGGGGCCGACCCGTCTCCTCCTACTCCAG GTCCCTGCCGGGCAGTGCCCTGGAGCTGCGCTATTCCCAGGCCCCCGCCCTGCCCGCGGACCCCTACGCCGGCGCCCCCCGCAGGCACAAGAAGGGGCGCTGGGCCGTCAAGGATGAAGCCACTAAG GAGTGGGAGCGGGCacagcaggcgggggggctggcccagccctTCGAGGGGGGGCTGGATGGGTCGGACGAGGAGGAGCGCGACCCCCTCTTCGGCTCAGCCGACCTGCTCTCGCCCAGCGGGCAGACGGACGTGCAGACTCTGGCCATAATGCTGCAGGAGCAGCTCGAGGCCATCAACAAGGAGATCAa GCTGATCCAGGAGGAGAAGGAGTGCACGGAGCTGCGGGCCGAGGAGATCGAGAGCCGGGTCAGCGGCTCGGCGCTGGACGGGTCCCTGGGCCGGTACCGGGCTGGCGCCTCCATCCCCCCGTCCGTCACCAGCTCCACCCTGGCCAgcccctcgccccccagcagcGGGCACTCCACCCCCCGCCTGacgccccacagc cccgcccgCGAGGGGGACAGGATG AACCACGTGCCCAAGGAGGAGGGGCGTGGGGCGGAGGAGAAGGCCCTGGTGCCCTGTGAAAtgctgccccccgccaccccccgcaCGGCCCGGCTGGAGCGGGTGAGCCAGGCCCTGGCGCTGCAGGCCGGAGCCCTGGAGGACGGCCGGGACCTGAGGGCAGG gctgcTTCCCGACGGGGCCAACAGCAGCCAGGACTCGCTGCACAAATCCACCAAGAAGAAAAGCATCAAGTCGTCCATCGGGCGCCTCTTTGGGAAGAAGGAGAAGGGGCGGCTGGGGCCCCCAGGCCGCGACTCACCCTCCCTGC CCGGGACCCCGTCGGACGAGACGTCCCCTGCGGACCCCCTGGGTCTCTCCAAGCTGGCTGGGCCGGTGGACAAGGACCGACGGAATAAGAAGAA GCACGAGCTGCTGGAGGAGGCCTGTCGCCAGGGCCTTCCCTTCGCCGCCTGGGACGGACCCACCGTCGTGTCCTGGCTGGAG cTGTGGGTGGGGATGCCGGCCTGGTACGTGGCCGCCTGCCGGGCCAATGTGAAGAGCGGGGCCATCATGGCCAACCTGTCGGACACGGAGATCCAGCGGGAGATCGGCATCAGCAACCCGCTGCACCGGCTCAAGCTACGCCTGGCCATCCAGGAGATGGTGTCGCTCACCAGCCCCTCGGCGCCCGCCAGCACCCGCACG TCCACGAGCAACGTGTGGATGACGCACGAGGAGGTGGAGTCGCTCACGGCCACAACGAAGCTG GAGAGCAAGGAGATCAGCTGGGAGCAG atCCTGGCCTACGGCGACATGAACCACGAGTGGGTGGGGAACGACTGGCTGcccagcctgggcctgccccagtaCCGCAGCTATTTCATGGAGTCGCTGGTGGACGCCCGCATGCTCGACCACCTCAACAAGAAGGAGCTGCGGGGCCAGCTCAAGATGGTCGACAGCTTCCACCG GGTGAGTCTCCACTACGGGATCATGTGCTTGAAACGCCTCAACTACGACCGCAAGGAGCTGGAGCAGCGACGGGAGGAAAGTCAGAACCAGCTCAAAG acgtGATGGTCTGGTCCAACGAGCGGGTGATGTGCTGGGTCCAGCTGATCGGGCTGAAGGAATTCGCCAACAACCTGGCGGAGAGTGGGGTGCACGGGGCGCTGCTGGCCCTGGACGACGCCTTCGACTGCAGCGacctggccctgctcctgcagatCCCCACGCAGAACACCCAG GCGCGGCAAATCCTGGAGAAGGAATTTGGGAATCTCATCGCTATGGGAACGGACCGACGGCTGGATGAG GACAGTGCCAAGACCTTCAGCCGCTCCCCATCGTGGCGGAAGATGTTCCGGGAGAAGGACCTGCGGGGGGTGAGCCCCGACTCAGCCGAGATGCTGCCCCCCACCTTCCGCGCCACCACCATGGCACCCCCCAGCGTGCAGCTCCGCAAGGTGCAGCCCGAAG gaaatTCCCTGGCCAGCCAGCGGGGAGATGGTGTCTCGGTGCGAACCTATTCCTGCTAG
- the MED25 gene encoding LOW QUALITY PROTEIN: mediator of RNA polymerase II transcription subunit 25 (The sequence of the model RefSeq protein was modified relative to this genomic sequence to represent the inferred CDS: inserted 2 bases in 1 codon; deleted 2 bases in 2 codons): MVTAGRAGPGRSRRSNFRWGVGPGRKWREEERPAGLGAPGGAMVVPGLELPAQAVAGMVADVVFVIEGTANLGPYFESLRKHYLLPAIEYFNGGPPAETDFGGDYGGTQYSLVVFNTVDCAPESYVQCHAPTSSAYEFVTWLDSIQFVGGGGESCSLIAEGLSTALQLFDDFKKMREQIGQTHKVCILICNSPPYLLPAVESTTYSGYTTENLVQKIGERGIHFSIVSPRKLPALRVLFDKATPGGMLEXPSPKDFSQDPRHMILIRGMVLPVGGSTASGPIQPKQVVPQPQLPTAPPQHPPAPQQPLPPASQPYQAPPPGSLNAAQAAAQSAVEAAKHQKASLAARFPPLNPLQTPFSQAPTQPLPTGSVPALAPKLPPSSQPSLVSTVTTGSSLLTQPPSQPPPQPGAPAMVRTAPWGLCELSSAYKTVF, from the exons ATGGTGACGGCGGGGCGGGCGGGACCGGGGCGGAGCAGAAGGAGCAACTtccggtggggggtggggccaggccgGAAGTggcgggaggaggag cGGCCGGCGGGGCTCGGGGCGCCCGGCGGGGCGATGGTGGtgccggggctggagctgcccgCGCAGGCCGTGGCCGGGATGGTGGCCGACGTGGTGTTCGTCATCGAGGGCACGGCCAACCTGGGGCCCTACTTCGAGTCGCTGCGCAAGCATTACCTGCTGCCCGCCATCGA GTACTTCAATGGCGGCCCCCCAGCTGAG ACAGACTTCGGGGGAGAC tATGGTGGCACCCAGTACAGCCTGGTGGTGTTCAACACGGTGGACTGCGCCCCGGAGTCCTATGTGCAGTGCCACGCCCCCACCAGCAGCGCCTACGAGTTCGTGACCTGGCTGGACAGCATCCA GTTTGTGGGGGGC GGCGGCGAGAGCTGCAGCCTCATCGCCGAGGGGCTCAGCACGGCCCTGCAGCTCTTCGATGACTTCAAGAAGATGAGGGAGCAGAT aggcCAGACCCACAAGGTGTGCATCCTGATTTGCAACTCACCCCCTTACCTGCTGCCTGCTGTGGAGAGCACCACCTACTCCGGCTACACCACCGAGAACCTGGTGCAGAAGATCGGAGAG CGCGGGATCCACTTCTCCATCGTGTCCCCCCGCAAGCTGCCGGCGCTGCGTGTGCTCTTTGACAAGGCCACGCCCGGCGGGATGCTGGA GCCCAGCCCCAAAGACTTCAGCCAGGATCCCCGGCACATGATCCTCATCCGCGGCATGGTGCTGCCGG TAGGTGGCAGCACAGCCTCTGGCCCCATCCAGCCCAAACAGGTGgtcccccagccacagctccccaCTGCGCCCCCGCAGCACCCGCCGGCCCCGCAGCAGCCCCTGCCGCCCGCCTCCCAGCCCTACCAG gcccccccgcccggctcccTCAATGCCGCCCAGGCTGCCGCGCAGTCTGCCGTGGAGGCCGCCAAGCACCAGAAAGCCAGCCTGGCTGCGCgct TCCCCCCCCTGAACCCCTTGCAGacgcccttcagccaggctcccACGCAGCCGCTCCCCACCGGCTCTGTCCCGGCCTTGGCCCCCAAGCTGCCGCCCTCCTCCCAACCCAGCCTGGTCTCCACCGTCACCACCGGCTCCAGCCTGCTGACCCAGccgcccagccagccccccccacagcccGGGGCCCCAGCCATGGTACGTACGGCCCCGTGGGGCCTCTGTGAACTCTCCTCGGCGTATAAAACGGTCTTCTGA
- the FUZ gene encoding LOW QUALITY PROTEIN: protein fuzzy homolog (The sequence of the model RefSeq protein was modified relative to this genomic sequence to represent the inferred CDS: deleted 3 bases in 2 codons), with amino-acid sequence MAAARAEPEPGRAGERRHGGSLQAPAALPVIGSLNGVHMFGANLDVLLTAACTTNTHVVWRVFHNSITLIVLSSEEGASDFALGRLLDNAFSAMVLILGLEELVNVRNIERLKKDLRACYKLIDSFLAPLERSGDLTQCVECVLCPTVPVRQECLEAFAGAAESRFGCLVAGGRLVLATEPWWQLAPQELLLLSWLVGSLPPHAARDYPIYLPHGSPTVPHRLLTCQLLPGLEACLICGPSPALHTVETELVPRFWKPLLEPLQACVSPQPHGLPHGTTLPPGVLAFLLIHREQRSSQSSVQPPGSGGEVCPVPQPSLWERACPPGAAPAPCATSTPWSPPATSPGRAAQPPQEPFQAGFPHRARHCYVVSATHKAYAIHAPQHQLFLLLAPHVPTFALRPLAARTLQRLTGDTAL; translated from the exons ATGGCCGCGGCCCGGGCTGAGCCGGAGCCGGGGCGCGCTGGGGAGCGGCGC CATGGGGGCTCCCTCCAAGCACCAG ctgcccttCCGGTGATCGGCTCCCTGAATGGGGTGCACATGTTC GGGGCGAACCTGGACGTCCTGCTGACGGCAGCCTGCACCACCAACACCCATGTGGTGTGGAGGGTTTTCCACAACAG CATCACCCTGATCGTCCTGTCGTCGGAGGAAGGAGCCAGCGACTTCGCCCTGGGGCGCCTGCTGGACAACGCCTTCAGCGCTATG GTGCTAATCCTGGGCTTGGAGGAGCTGGTGAACGTCCGCAACATTGAACGCCTCAAAAAGGACCTGAG ggcctgcTACAAGCTGATCGACAGCTTCCTGGCACCCCTGGAGCGGAGCGGGGACCTGACGCAGTGTGTGGAGTGTGTCCTGTGCCCCACGG TCCCCGTGCGCCAGGAGTGCCTGGAAGCCTTCGCGGGCGCGGCCGAGAGCCGCTTTGGCTGCCTGGTGGCTGGGGGCCGGCTCGTGCTGGCCACGGAGCCCTGGTGGCAGCTGgccccccaggagctgctgctgctgagctggcTGGTGGGCTCGCTGCCCCCCCACGCAGCGCGGGATTACCCCATCTACCTGCCCCATGGCAGCCCCACG gtcCCCCACCGGCTCCTCACCTGCCAGCTGCTGCCCGGCCTGGAGGCCTGCCTGATCTgcgggcccagccctgccctgcacacCGTGGAGACCgag CTGGTGCCACGGTTCTGGAAGCCCCTGCTGGAGCCACTGCAGGCGTGTgtgagcccccagccccacggcctgccccacgGCACCACGCTACCCCCTGGAGTCCTGGC GTTCCTGTTGATCCATCGGGAGCAGAGAAGCAGCCAGAGCTCAGTGCAGCCCCCAGGATCAGGGGGGGAGGTATGTCCTGTCCCCCAACCCAGCCTGTGGGAGAGG gcCTGTCCCCCAGGTGCCGCGCCCGCGCCCTGCGCCACTTCTACACCCTGGTCGCCGCCCGCTACTTCCCCTGGGAGGGCAGCCCAG CCCCCC CAGGAGCCTTTCCAGGCCGGCTTCCCACACCGTGCCCGGCACTGCTACGTGGTGAGCGCCACACACAAGGCCTACGCCATCCAcgccccccagcaccagctgttCCTGCTCCTGGCGCCCCACGTGCCCACCTTCGCCCTGCGGCCCTTGGCTGCCCGCACCCTGCAGCGCCTCACCGGGGACACCGCCCTCTGA